Genomic window (Bosea vaviloviae):
CGACGAGGCGGTCTCGCTCGCCAACGCGACCTATCTGCGCGGCTTGCTCCTGCGGGTCTTCCCGGAGCTCGAAACCAGGAAGATCAGCCATTACTGGCATGGCCAGCTGGGCTTCACCTTCGACAAGTTTCCCCATGTCGGCGAGCATGAGGGGATGTTCTTCGCCTGCGGCTACAACGGCACGGGCGTGGCGCGCGCAAGCTGGCTCGGCCACAAGGTCGCCCAGCGAATGCTCGGCTCCGACGACGCGCATACGGAATATGCCAGCCTTCCTTTCCGCTCGCGCCCCTTCTATCGCGGCCGGCCGTGGTTCCTGCCCCTGGCGGTCGCTTTCTACGGCGTGCTCGACCGCTGGGATCAACGCTGAACGGCCAATGGCGTCTTAGCGGCATTCGCCGCGGATTTGGCTGGCCTGCGCCGCAGGCCAGTCTCGATGCACGCGCCCTCGCCTGAGGGCGCCAGCCTCGCCGGCTCAACTCACGGCGTCGACGATCATCTGGCCGATATAAAGATCCTGGATCGAAATGCCGGAGCTGTCGAAGACCGTGATCTCGTCAGAGGTCACCCGTCCCGGAATTCGGCCGTCGAGAGCGGCGCCGAGCTGGCCGAGCACGAGCGCCCCCGCTTCGATCTGCGCCCGGACATGCTGAAACTCGCCGATCATCGTCGATTGCGACGGCAGGTCGCAAAATAGTCGCGCGCTCGCGAACAGCTGGGGCGGTAGTTCCTGTTTGCCGGGAGCGTCGGATCCCATGCTCGCGACATGGGTCCCCGGCCGCACCCATTGCGCTTCGAACAGCGGCTCGCGCGCCGGGGTCGCGGTCACGATGATGTCGGCGGCGCGGCAAGCCTCCTCCGCTGTCGCCGGCATGGCCTCAAGGCCCTCGTCCTGAAGCTCACGGATGAGCGCCCCGGCGCGCGATGCGGAACGGGCGATGACATAGACGCGCTTGATCGGGCGTATGCGCCTGAGCGCGGACAGCTCGTGCCGGGCCTGGTTCCCGGCGCCGAACAAAGCCAGCGTTTCGGCATCGGGCCGCGCCAGCAGCTCTGCCGCCACGGCGTCGGCCGCGGCCGTGCGATAGGCGTTGACTCGGCCCGCTTCGATCACCGCCCTCAGGCGGCCGCTCGCCTGATCGAGCAGAATGATTGCCGAGTTATGGCGCGGCAGGCCCGCTTCCGGATTCCGGGACCAGAACGAACCGACTTTCAGGCCGGTGAGACCGGCCGTCGAGCCCGATTTGACGGAGAAGGTGTTGACGGGATCGCACGCCCTGCCGAGCACGGCCGGGAAAACTCGGCTGTCGTCCGAGGCTGCGGCGATCAAGGCCGCCCGCACCGCCGAGAACGCCAGTTCATGCGTGATCAGGCGCGCCGATTCTTCTTCGCTGACGAATATCATGATCCGGCTCGGCTTCTCGGTTGGGGCTGAAGGGACATCGACACGGTTCCGGCCTGGCCTCGCGCCTAAGCAGACATTCCTTGGCACGCCAACGAATGCTCTGCTTAGGTCTTTGATTTGTCGGAGATTTTTGTCGGAAAACCGTGGGACAGTTTTCCGGAATCTGCTTAGGCCCCAAAGACAGCCGCAGGAACAAGGCACGAAGACAGGCAGCGCGAAGCTGCGCCAAAAATGAACTTGCCATCCTATCGCTGGTTTCGTATCAAATGTCTAACTCTGGACAAAATGTACAATTACTGGAATTGACTGAGTGCCAGGCGCAGGCTGTCCGCCTGCGGGTCTGCTGGACAGGCTGAGGCTTCGGGAATCGGATCCAGGTGTCTGCGCCGGTGCGCGGCTCGTCGATGAGAGATGAAATGGCGGACGTCACTTCAAGCTTGCAGGACGGCAATGACGCGACGGGGGCCATCATGCCGTTCGCGCCGTCCCATCTGGCAGCAGCGGTCGGGCTCTCCCGGCAGATGTCCTGGCCCTACCGGCTTCAGGATTGGGAGTTCGCCGCCCGGATCGGCCAGGGACTCGCGCTGGAGAAGGCGGGCGCGCTCATCGGCACTGCGATGTGGTGGCCATATGGCGATGATTTCGCGTCGGCCGGAATGATCATTATCGCGAAATCCGAGCAGGGCCGCGGTCATGGCGCCAGGCTGTTCGATGCGCTCCTGGCCGCAGCCGCACCGCGGTCGCTCATGCTGAACTCCACCGCGGAAGGGCTGCCCCTCTATCAGAAGCGAGGCTTCATGGCTGTCGGCACCATCCATCAGCATCAGGGCGTCCTGCTAGAGCAAGGCGGCTTCGCGCAACCTCCCGATATACGCCGGGGTCGGCCTGTCGACTTCGTTACCATCGCGGAACTCGATTGCGATGCGACCGGGTTGTCCAGGCCGGCCCTCCTCGATCACCTGCTCGCTGCCGGCGAGGTCGTGGTGATCGAGCGTGGCGACCGGCTCGCAGGCTACGCGATCGCCAGGGCGTTCGGGCGTGGCCAAGTCATCGGCCCCGTGGTCGCCGAAAACGCCAGCGATGCACGCCAACTCATCAAAGCGCTGCTGCACAAGCTCGCTGGTGCATTCGTGCGGCTCGACGTGCCGGCGGGGTCGGGTCTCGGCACCTGGCTCGATGCCCAAGGTGTCGAACGCGTCGGCGAGGCAACCACGATGGTGCTGGGGCACAGGCCCGTTGCCGGCGGGCCGCTCCGGACGTTCGCGATAGCGAACCAGTCTTTCGGTTAGGGGATACGACATGACGACAGGATCTGACGAGGTTGCTGTCCAGGCGGCAGGGTCGCTGGAGGCCGACACGGTTCGTTCACTCGCGACACCGGCGCTGCTGCTGGACCGGGAACGCCTGGATCGGAACATCGGACGTCTCCGCGACCGTACCGCTGCCCATGGGGTCGTGCTGCGTCCTCACCTCAAGACGGCGAAATCGATCGACGTCGCTCGCCGCGCCTATCCCGACGAGCCGGGGCCGATCACCGTGTCGACGCTCGCAGAAGCCGAGTATTTCGCGGCCCATGGCTTCACCGACATCACCTATGGCGTCGGCATTTCGCCAGCGGCGGCGGCCAGGGCGATGCTCCTTCGCCGATCCGGGGTCGATTTGAAGCTGCTGCTGGATTCGCCCGAGCAGGCGCAGGCGTTGGGCCAGGCTGCCCGGGATGCCGGCGTCACGGCCCGGGCCTTCATCGAAATCGATTGCGACGGCCATCGCGGTGGCTTGACGCCTCGTGATCCCAAGCTGCTCGACGTCGCGGCGAGCATGGCCGCGGCAGGCGTCGGATTGGCGGGTATCCTGACCCATGCGGGCGAGTCCTACGCGCTCCATACCCCCGATGCGCTCGTGGCGGCGGCTGAGCATGAGCGGACTGAGGCCGTCGCTGCCGCCGACTCATTGCGAGCAGCCGGTCATGACTGCTCGATCGTGAGCGCCGGCTCCACGCCGACCGCCCATTTCGCCGAGGATCTCGCTGGGGTCACGGAACTGCGCGCCGGCGTCTACATGTTCTTCGACCTCGTCATGCACGGCGTCGGCGTCTGCCGGACGGATGATATCGCGATTTCCGTTCTGGCCACGGTGATCGGGACAAAGCCGGAGAAGGGCTGGATCCTGGTCGATGCCGGCTGGATGGCGCTCTCGCGCGATCGTGGCACGGCCGCCCAGAAGGTCGACCAAGGCTACGGCCTGGTCTGCGATATCGAGGGGCGCGTCTATAATGACCTGATCGTCCCCTCCGCCAGCCAGGAGCACGGCATCCTCGCCATGAGGCCCGGAAGCGGACGGCCCCTGCCCGATCTGCCGATCGGATCGAAGGTCCGGATCCTGCCGAACCATGCCTGTGCCACCGCCTCTCAACACGAGGTCTACCATGTGGTTTCGGGCAATGGCGGCGCGATAGAAGCGCGCTGGCCGCGTATCCGCGGCTGGTGAGCGCCATTCCCATTCCATGCCCATGCCGCCCCTGGAATCTCTGACGCCGTCATCCAACGATGCCTGCTGTACCTCGGAGCAATATCGCACCGCGTTTTCAGGGGCTGTCGAACACCAGCTAAAGGATCGTTGCGATGATCTCCCCTCTTCAGCACCTGAAACAGTCCGGGCGGCTCGACAGGTTCTACATCGACGGCGAATGGGTCCGCGGCAGCGGTGCGGACCGCGCCATCATCGTCAACCCCGCGACGGAACAGGGCGTCGCCGACATCGCGCTTGGGAATGCGGCAGATCTGAACCACGCCGTCGCTGCGGCCAGGGCTGCGTCCGTCAGCTGGGCTCGAACCGGCCCGGCCGAGCGGGCTCGGCTCCTGGACCGGGTTCACGCTCTCATCCTCGAACGCCAGGAGTTTTTCGCGCAGGTCCTGACGATGGAGATGGGCGCGGCCATCACTTATGCCCGCACGGCCCATGTGCCGCTGGCCGCGGAACACATCCGTGTGGCCCGCGACAATCTCGCAACCTATCCCTTCCTGGCCCAGCGCGGGAAGACGGCGATCGCGCGGGAGGCGATCGGCGTCTGCGGCCTGATCACGCCCTGGAACTGGCCACTCTACCAGATCACCGCCAAGGTCGGCCCGGCCCTGGCCGCTGGATGCACGGTCGTTCTGAAGCCCAGCGAATTGTCGCCCCTGAATGCGTTTCTGTTTGCCGAGGTGATCCACGATGTCGGCATTCCGCCGGGCGTCTTCAACCTGGTGAACGGCGCTGGCGCGGTCGTCGGGGCAGGCCTTTCGGCGCATCCCGACGTCGACATGATTTCCATCACCGGCTCGACGCGGGCCGGCATTCTCGTGGCTCAGGCGGCGGCCCAGACGATCAAGCGCGTGACGCTGGAGCTCGGCGGCAAATCCCCCAACGTGATCCTGCCGGATGCCGACATGGCGCGCGCGGTCCCTCCGGGCGTTGCCGCGGCGTTCCGCAACCAGGGCCAGTCCTGCAGCGCGCCGACCCGCATGATCGTGCCCCGGTCGCAACTGAAACAGGTCGAACAGCTGGCAACTGAGACCGCCGCGGGGATGATCGTCGGCGATCCGACATCGGAGGCTACCACCCATGGTCCGATCGCCAATCGCGCCCAGTTCGACCGCATCCAGCAGATGATTGCGATCGGGGTGGCGGAGGGGGCCAAGCTCGTCACGGGCGGGACCGGAAGGCCGGATGGCCTGGATGTCGGCTATTATGCGAGGCCCACGATCTTCTCCGACGTGCTCCCGGAGATGCGGATCGCGCAGGAGGAGATATTCGGACCCGTTTTGTCGATCATGCCCTATGATACGATCGAAGAAGCGGTCCGCATCGCCAATGATACCGTCTACGGCCTCGGCGCTCACGTGCAGGGGGCGGATTTGGCGACGGCCAGAGCCGTCGCCTCGCAGATCCAATCCGGCCAAGTGCATATCAACTATCCGGCCTGGGACCCCAATGCTCCCTTCGGTGGATACAAACAGTCTGGAAACGGGCGCGAGTACGGTCTCGAGGGAATGGAAGAATATCTCGAAATAAAATCAATACTTGGGTATTATACATAAGAATTACTAACAAAATCTCGAAGAGAGATGTCATATAAAATGAGTTTATCTGAATAAGAATCATAGAATCTTTAAATTTTACGAAAATTACCTCGCGCAATCTGCCTCGCCTGAAAGCCGGTTTGCCCGATGCCGGCGAAGCGCCACCTGCAGGCACAGGACATGGCCCGGAACCGGAGATTCGACCCACGCCGCTCCCGTCGGGATCGAAATCGCGTTTCGCGCGTTGATCAGTCACATCGCCAATCAGGCGCGAGGAGCAGAACAATGACAACGATCAGGCAAACGGCAGTTTCCTTAGCCGCTTTTCTCATGCTGGCGTCGCCAGCCATGGCGCAGTCGCGCTCGCTCGGTCCGGCGACCGGCACCGTTAGCATCGAGCAGGTTCAGGCGGGCTTTGTCGCCTCCGGCGAGGTTGGCGGTGGTACGCTGCGTTACCGCGGCCACTCTTATCCGATCACGGTCGGCGGCATCGGCCTGGGTTCGATCGGCGCATCGCGCACCGTCGCCTCCGGAACGGTCTACGGACTCAAGAACAGGGCCGATCTCGCCGGTGCCTATGTCCAGCTGAAGGAAGGCTGGGCTGTTGGCAATCAGGGACGCGGCAGCGTCTGGCTGCAGAACGACAAGGGCGTGACCCTGCGACTGGCTGCGCGCCGGCAAGGGCTTCAGCTCTCTCTTGGCGCCGATGGCGTGTTGATCGGCTTCAAGCAGTAAGACGGGATCGCGGGCTGAAAACAGCTGCCCGGAGCTGAATCTCAGCTTTAGCTCCGGGCTCCGCAATAGTCAGGTCCAGTCCACGAGAGCGGTGGGGCCGTGTTTGCCACCGCCCTCGACCGTCCGAGTTGGGCCGCAAGCTGATCCCACGCAAGTTGACCCCACGATCTCCCGGGACTGGCCGGCTCGACCATTCGGTGGCAGGGTTGTGTTTCCTGGCAGGCCCCGATGGCAAAGCAATCCATACCGCACCCGGTGCTGTCGACCCCGCGGCTGCGCTTGCGCCAGTTTCGCGCCGATGACGCGGGCGCGATGCATGAATGCTTCGCCGACCCCGCGGCGATGCGCTTCTGGAACCTGCCGACCTATACCAGGCCCATCGAAACCGAGCGGGCCGTGCGCAGTTTCATCGACTGCACGCCATCCTATTATCGCTTCTGGGCAGTGACTGAGGCGGGCGATGATCGCTGCCTCGGGCTGGTCAATTACCATGACGGCCATATCCGCAGCAGGCGCGCGAGCATCGGCTATATCATCAACCCGGCGCGCCACCGGCAGGGCTTTGCCGCGGAAGCCGTATCAGTGCTGCTCGACTTCTGCTTCGCCGAACTCGGCCTGCATCGCCTTCAGGCTTTTATCCACCCCGACAATACCGCCTCGATCGCGCTGATCGAGAAACTCGGCTTCAGCCGTGAAGGCCTCTTGCGCGACAATCTGCGCGTCGGCGAGGTCTGGCGCGACGATTTGCTCTACGCGCTGCTGGCGAACGATTGGCGACGCCAGGGCTGATATCGCCTTGCGCGGCCCTGCACAGGCCTGGTCAGGACTTTCCGGGAAACTGTCGCGCGCCCCGCCGTGAGCTCGGGAACGAAACGGCGACCGCGGGTAATTTGCCACCCTCGGTCGAAGTGCCGGCAAGGCCTCATTGGCGCCGCGTCAGCACGCTCGCCAGCATCGAGATGCCACGCCGCACCATCTCGGTGTCGAGCGCGGCGTAGCCGAGAATGAACCCTGCCGTCTGGGGCTTGGATAGCTTCGGATCGTATAATGGCGAGACAGGATGAATGCCGAGCCCGATTGACCGTGCGGCCTCGACAATCCCGGCCTCTTGATCCGCAGCAACGCCGTTGATCCAGATGACGACATGCAGACCCGTATCGGCTCCCTCGATGGACACGGCCGGTCCGCATTCGGCTGACAGGGCTTCGAGCAACACGGCGCGTCGCTCGGCGTTCTTCCGGCGAATGCTGCGGACATGGCGTTCATAGGCGCCGCTGGCCAGCAGCTCGGCCAGCGCCTCCTGCTCCAGGAGCGGGCTGTGCCGGTCGGTGAGGCGCTTGGCCTCGCTGAACGCCGCAGCCAGCCCGGCGGGGAGAACGAGATAGCCCAGTCGCAGGGTCGGCGAGAGCGTCTTGGAGAAGGTCCCGACATAGATCACCGACTGCGCATCAAGCGTCTGCAATGGCGGGATCGGGGCGATGTCGTGCCGATACTCGCCATCATAGTCATCCTCGATGACATAGGCGCCAGAGGCTGCAGCCCAGGCCAGAAGCGCGCGCCGGCGCGTCGCGGAGAGGACCCCGCCAAGAGGAAACTGGTGCGAGGGCGTGACATAGACGAGACGCCCGGACGGCAGCCCGTCAACGCAGAGGCCCTCGCCATCGACGGGGATCGGAACCGCAATCCCGCCAGCGGCAACGAAGGCGTGACGGGCGAGCATGTATCCGGGATTCTCGATCAGAAAGGCATCGCCGGGATCGAGCAGCAGCCGGGCGCAGAGATCGAGCCCCTGCTGCGAACCGTTGACGATGACGATGTCGTCGGGCGAGCAATTGATGCCGCGCGCCCGCCAGAGATAGCCTTGCAGCACCGAGCGCAGATCGCTGGCGCCCTGGGGGTCGGCATACCGCAGCCGCGCCTTTCGCCGAAGGCTGACCTTGGTCAGCGCGCGCCGCCAGGCCAGCATGGGAAAATCGTCGCCGGCCAGGTCCCCATAGCGGAAATCCGCGACTTTGACCGCTTGAGCCGGTGTCGGTGGCGGCAAGCCAAGCAGGCGTTGCGCGAAGCCCGAGAGATGCCGCACCGCCGCCGCCGTCGGCGCGGGCGTCGGTGTCGCCTTGGCCGCAAGGCCCTCCGCCACGATCGGACGCGCCCCGGCCCGCGTGACCAGATAGCCCTCCGCGATCAATTGACCATAGGCCGCCGTCACCGTCGTGCGGGATGCTCCCCACTCCACCGCGAAAGCGCGCGTCGAGGGCAGGCGATCACCGGGCCGATAGGCGCCGCTATGGATCTGCTCCTTGATCGACGCGATGATCCTGCGGCCGACGCCTTCTAACTGGCCCACATCAATCCCTCGTAACTGGCTATTCCCAACAAGCCAGATTGGCGGCATCTGTCCCGGCAACGCAAGGAGTTCGCAGATGTACACGCCTCCAGCCTTCCGCGACGACGACAGGGACAGCATTCACGCGACGATCCGAGCCGCGCGGCTCGCAAATTTCGTCACCGCCACGCCCGACGGCGTATTGGCCACGCCGCTGCCGCTCTATCTCGACGAGAACGAGGGCGAGCACGGCGTGCTCTACGGCCATCTCGCCAAGGCTAACCCGCAATGGCGGACGCCCGCCACCGGCGACGGGCTGGCGATCTTCATGGGGCCGGACGCCTACATCACGCCGTCCTGGTACGCGACCAAGCAGGAGACCGGGAAGGTCGTCCCAACCTGGAACTACGTCGCGGTCCACGCCTATGGCCCGGTCGAGTTCTTCGAAGACCCCGCCAGGCTGCTGGCGGCCGTGACCCGATTGACCGGCATCCATGAGGGCGAGCGTGCCACGCCCTGGGCCGTCTCCGACGCCCCGCCCGATTTCATCCAGGCGCAGCTGCGCGGGATCGTCGGCATCCGCATGCCGATCACGAGGCTGGAGGGCAAGCGCAAGATGAGCCAGAATCGCCCCGAGGCCGACAGAGCCAACGTCGCGGCCGGCCTTGCCGCGAGCGAGCGCCCGGTCGAGCGCGCGGCCGCCACCCTAATCCCGTCCTGAGAGAGGGTTCGAGGTTTCCCTCCGCCCTCATCCAGTCCCCCCCTCTCTCTCGACGGTGCCGATCCATGCCAGACGTCTCGCAGCTTGCTCTCTATCTCGCCGCAGCCTTCCTGCTGGCGATCACGCCCGGTCCCGGCATCTTCTACGTCGCGGCGCGTACGCTCGCAGGCGGTCGCGCTGAAGGCGTCGCGTCCAGCCTCGGCACCGGCCTGGGTGGAATGGTCCATGTCCTCGCCGGCAGCCTGGGCGTCTCCGCGCTCGTACTGGCAAGCGCCGAACTCTTCACCGTACTCAAGCTGGTGGGAGCGGCCTATCTCGTCTGGCTCGGCGTTCGCACTGTCCAGGCCGCCCGCCGCGACGCGGCGAATGTCCTGGCCGGCGGCGCCGTCGAGCCTCCGATCGGCCCCCGCCGGGCTTTTCGCGAGGGCGTGATCGTCGAGGCGCTGAACCCGAAGACGGCGGCCTTCTTCCTGGCCTTCATTCCGCAGTTCGTGGACATGGCGGGCAGCGTGGCGTTGCAGTTCATGGTGCTGGGCTTCATCTCCGTCCTGCTCAACACCCTGGCCGACGTCGTGGTCGCCTTTGCCGCCAGCGGTATCCGGGACGGCGCGGCAGCACGGCCCGCGCTCATCAAGCGCCTGCGGGAAGCCTCGGGCGGCGCAATGATTGCGCTGGGCATCGGCCTCGCCCTGGCCAAGCGGCCTGCTTGATCCCAGAGACCGGCCGCTCGCACCTACGCCTGCATCCATGCCCTGAATGAGTCGGGCAGGACGTTCGAACCGCAGATCACTGCGGCCACGCGCTTGCCGCGATAACGCGCGGGGTCTTCCAGGATTGCGGCGATACCAAGCGCGGCCGAGGGTTCGGTGACGAGGGCAGCGTGCCGATAGAGTATCCGCATGCCCTCGACGATGCTCGCTTCCTCGACCAGCGGAACGTGGTCTGCGGTGGCGAGCAGGTCGTCGAGAACCGCAGCGATCGGAAATCGGCCCGCGACGCCATCGGCGATCGTATCGGTGCGGTCAGTGGTGACGATCGATCGAGCTCGCCAGGACTTCGCCAGGGCCGGTGCGCCGCTTGGCTGGATGCAGACGACATCCGTCGCCGGCGACAAGGTTTTGAAGACATGCCCCACGCCGGTGGCCAGAGCGCCTCCGCCGAGCGCGAGCAGAACCGTATCGATGCGATCGAACCCTTCGACGAGTTCAAGGCCGATCGTGCCCGCGCCTTCGCAAGTGTCGAGATTTTCGCTGTCCTCCACGAGGAACGCATCGCCGCCAGCTGCAATCTCCCGGGCACGCTCGCGTGCGTTCTCGATATCGCCATCGACCAATTCGACGGTACCGCCGAGCCGTTGGATTCGCTCGATCTTCGCGGCATTGGCACCTTTGCCCGCAATCACGCTGACGGCGATACCGCGTGCCCGGCCGCTATAGGCGAGCGCTTGTCCAAGGTTGCCGGCGCTGGCGCAGACCGCGGCCATGGGACCCGAGCTGCTCGCAAGACGTGACATCGCGACCTCGGTCCCACGCCCCTTGAAGCAGCCGATCGGGTTCGCGGTCTCGAGCTTGATCACGAGTTCGCAGCCCAGCAGATCGCTCAGCGCAAAAGAGAGGAACTGCGGCGTGTCGCGGAAAACCCGCGAAATCTCCCGCCGCGCTTGCCGAATGCGTTGCAGATCGAGCCTGGTGCTCGGCTGCCTGGCGCCGAAATCTGGCGTGGGGCTCCCGCTGACGGGCTGCATGGGACAATCCTCCGGCCCGATGCTACGAACCGCAGATGCGCGGACGCGCGGACGCGTGCGCTTTAACGCACGAACGGTCCGTACGCAATAACGCACGACTTGGAGATTGCCCCGGAATGAAGGCCATCAGCCCCGTCGACACGCCGAACCTGCTCAGGTCGATCAGGCGCGATCTTGGCTGGAGCCTCGATCAGACGGCAGCGCGGACCGGCGTCAGCAAGGCAATGCTGGGCCAGATCGAGCGCGGCGAATCCACACCGACCGTCGCAACGCTTTGGAAGATCGCCACGGGTCTAGGCGTGCCCATGACTGCACTGCTGGAGGCGAATCGCGGGGATGGTGATGTCCTGCTTCTTCGTGACGCCAGCGAACTTCGCGTGCGCCCGGCGCAGGAAGGGATGCAACGCGCACTCCTGTTCCCATACGAGGCGCGATTTGGTTTCGAACTCTACGAGCTCACCTTCGCACCCGCCTTCGAGAGCATCTCCGAGCCGCACGACATTGGCGTCGTGGAACATGTCACCGTGCTGCGCGGCGAAGTCGAATTGCTGGTGGAGGAGGAGTGGAGGCCGCTCAAGCAGGGGCAATCGCTGAGGTTCCCCGCCGATCGTCGTCACGGTTATCGAAACCGGACAGGCGACGACGTCGTCGTCATCGACCTGATTCACTACCGGTTCGCACCCAGCTCCCAGCGCTGAGGCCGGCTCACTCCCCCAGCATCACCACTCTGGCCCCTTCCGCCACCTGTGCCCCGCCTCGCCCGCGACCTCGGTGACGGTGCCGTCGCGCGGCTCAACGCAAATCTGGCCAGAGCTCGCCGGGCGAGCGGCGCGCGCTTGGGCTGTGAGTTCAAAGGCGGAACGGCAGCTGTGTGGGAGGCTGATCGTCCTGCACGCCTTGTCAGTGTTGCAATCGAAGCCGGGGGGCGACCGTCTCAATCTCGTTGGTGAGCACGCCACCGCCATAGCCCGCCGGCAGCCTGGAAAGATCTTCGTTACTGTCCATCCCAGTCGAGAAATCGCCGCCGTGATAGGGGCCGACAACGAACACGGAGCTGCCAACCGAAGCCACTCGATCCAGAAAGCGGTTGGGCCAGCCCCAAAGCCACGGAGCTACATTGATCGGGACGAACACCAGTGTTGAATGGCATTCCTTCGGCATTGCGCCGGTCCATCCATATGCAATGTAGCGCAGCAGGCATCCCTTCAAGGAAGCGCGCGACATCGTTTTGAGACCGGGAACAGAGGAGCGCAAAGCAGCGATCGGCCTGTCTCCTCCATAGGCCATGAGGGTCGCTCGCCGCTCCGGTGGAAGGGCATTCAAGAACGCCGCCAGCTTCACCCCCTCATCGGGATCGTTGCTTTTCACATTGATCAGGAAGGGGCGATCAGGAAAGCTCCGCAGCACCTCGGCAAGAGACGGCATCAGCCCGACTTCTCTGCCTCGGAACGGATATGTTTTCCCACCATCGGCAGTGTAGCCGTAGCCTATGTCGAGCGTTTTGAGGGAGGACATGGATTGCTCGCGAGTGACACCATGGCCGTTGGTGCGGCAGTCCAGTGTCCAGTCGTGGAAGACCGCGAACTGTCCATCTGTCGTAGGATGAATGTCGAGCTCCACAATGTCAGCGCCCGCCTCGAAGCTCGCCCGCATGGAAGCGATCGTGTTCTCTAGATAGCCATGCGTCGGCGGCAAGATGCGGGAAGCGGTACAGGTGTCATTGGTGACACCGACCGGATCAAAGCGCTGCGCGATTCCACGATGGGCCAGAAGAGCCGGCTGACCTGACAGTTCGGGCGCAAACAGGTTCGTGTTGTTGAGGAAGACAAAGGCGACAAGCCCGATCAGGGTCAAGGCCACATAACGCCAGATCTTGCGCAAGTTGCAGCTCCGTCCACGCCTCGACCTCAAGCCAATCTATAATCGGCTTGCCGTCGGCAAATGGCCGAAATAGGGCCGAACTCCGTGCAGCCAAGCTGCGCGTTCGCCATGTCGGCAATGGATCGAACACCACCCGTTCCAAGCCCCCAGCCCTACTCCCCCAGCACCACGACCTTCGCGCCCTCGGCCACCTGCGCCCCGGCCTCGCCCGCGACCTCGGTGACGGTGCCGTCGCGCGGGGCCACCAGCACGTGCTCCATCTTCATCGCCTCGACGATGGCGAGCCGCTGGCCCTTCACCACCGCCTCGCCGGCCGTGACGAAGAGCGCGATCAATTTGCCGTGCATCGGCGCCTTGATGATGCCGCCTGCGCCTGCCGCCGCATCGAGGTCGACGCTGAAAGGGTCGAACAGCGCAACCGCCGTCTGGCGGCCGCGATGCAACGCGAGATAGCTGCCGCGCTCAGCCATCGCCAGCGTGATCTCATGCTCGCCCTCCCCTATCTCATGGCCCGGCAGGCTGACG
Coding sequences:
- a CDS encoding FMN-binding negative transcriptional regulator gives rise to the protein MYTPPAFRDDDRDSIHATIRAARLANFVTATPDGVLATPLPLYLDENEGEHGVLYGHLAKANPQWRTPATGDGLAIFMGPDAYITPSWYATKQETGKVVPTWNYVAVHAYGPVEFFEDPARLLAAVTRLTGIHEGERATPWAVSDAPPDFIQAQLRGIVGIRMPITRLEGKRKMSQNRPEADRANVAAGLAASERPVERAAATLIPS
- a CDS encoding LysE family translocator translates to MPDVSQLALYLAAAFLLAITPGPGIFYVAARTLAGGRAEGVASSLGTGLGGMVHVLAGSLGVSALVLASAELFTVLKLVGAAYLVWLGVRTVQAARRDAANVLAGGAVEPPIGPRRAFREGVIVEALNPKTAAFFLAFIPQFVDMAGSVALQFMVLGFISVLLNTLADVVVAFAASGIRDGAAARPALIKRLREASGGAMIALGIGLALAKRPA
- a CDS encoding threonine ammonia-lyase, which gives rise to MQPVSGSPTPDFGARQPSTRLDLQRIRQARREISRVFRDTPQFLSFALSDLLGCELVIKLETANPIGCFKGRGTEVAMSRLASSSGPMAAVCASAGNLGQALAYSGRARGIAVSVIAGKGANAAKIERIQRLGGTVELVDGDIENARERAREIAAGGDAFLVEDSENLDTCEGAGTIGLELVEGFDRIDTVLLALGGGALATGVGHVFKTLSPATDVVCIQPSGAPALAKSWRARSIVTTDRTDTIADGVAGRFPIAAVLDDLLATADHVPLVEEASIVEGMRILYRHAALVTEPSAALGIAAILEDPARYRGKRVAAVICGSNVLPDSFRAWMQA
- a CDS encoding helix-turn-helix domain-containing protein yields the protein MKAISPVDTPNLLRSIRRDLGWSLDQTAARTGVSKAMLGQIERGESTPTVATLWKIATGLGVPMTALLEANRGDGDVLLLRDASELRVRPAQEGMQRALLFPYEARFGFELYELTFAPAFESISEPHDIGVVEHVTVLRGEVELLVEEEWRPLKQGQSLRFPADRRHGYRNRTGDDVVVIDLIHYRFAPSSQR
- a CDS encoding glycerophosphodiester phosphodiesterase family protein; this encodes MRKIWRYVALTLIGLVAFVFLNNTNLFAPELSGQPALLAHRGIAQRFDPVGVTNDTCTASRILPPTHGYLENTIASMRASFEAGADIVELDIHPTTDGQFAVFHDWTLDCRTNGHGVTREQSMSSLKTLDIGYGYTADGGKTYPFRGREVGLMPSLAEVLRSFPDRPFLINVKSNDPDEGVKLAAFLNALPPERRATLMAYGGDRPIAALRSSVPGLKTMSRASLKGCLLRYIAYGWTGAMPKECHSTLVFVPINVAPWLWGWPNRFLDRVASVGSSVFVVGPYHGGDFSTGMDSNEDLSRLPAGYGGGVLTNEIETVAPRLRLQH